A window of Drosophila santomea strain STO CAGO 1482 chromosome X, Prin_Dsan_1.1, whole genome shotgun sequence genomic DNA:
ACCTTGTCGGGATGGTACTCCTTGGAGAGCTTCCTGTACGCAGCGGTGATCTCGGCCTGCGAGGCGGTGGCACTTACGCCCAAGACCTTGTATGAATTGCGTTCGCCATCCACGTCCATGCTTTCGAACACCTCCTTCCAGGTCTCGTACCAGCCGTGATGCTGCGCATAGTTATAGGTGTCCTGCAGGGCTTGCTTCAGATCTGTCCACCACGCGGAGGCCAAGAAGTTATGGATGGCCTCGTGGATGGGCACCTCGCCGCCGTCCTCGTCCGAAATGGTGCCGTTGAAGTACAGGAAGCTGCCCCAGAAGGCGCAGTAGATGATCACGGCGGTGGTCAGCTTGAAGGTCCTCTCACCGGGGCTTCCCCTTCGTGGCGGCGTCCTTCGCCACTGCTTGGACAAGCCGTCAAAGGTCAGTGCCGCCACGAGGCCAGTGAACAGCAGAGAGTAGGTCTCGTCGTATATCAGATACCTCGCCGGATACGCCAGATAGGCGGTCGCCAGGCAGTGCCACCAGACACCCTGCTCCCGGCCAATGTTGCCCACAATCCAAACGCCCAGGGAAACGACCAGCGGTATCGCCCAGTGTAGGAAGCTCAGATCCCAGCCGCCGACCAGGGTCTCTGGAATGGCCATGGAACACACCTGACCGAACAGGTGGCCGATCATCACCTGGCCGACGAATCTCTTCGAGGAATACGGCGGTTTCGGATACGCCTGCAGCTTGGCCACAAACATCTTGACGAACTTGGGATCCTCGTTGGCATCCCGCACATACTCGGGGATCAGGAAGAGCTCGCCCATCCAGCCAATGCCCATGTAGCCACCCAGGGTGCACCACCAAATGAAAGCGTGTCGATCGCGATGCAGGTACAGATGATGCAGTCCAAAGATTCCGCCGAAAAGCCAGCATAGATAGGCTATGACCACCGATTTCTGTGGCGGCAGAGCATTAACCTCCTTGTTTTTGGCCTTCCCCTGCACCTGGCCATTGGACTTGAGCTTCGATGGAGATCCGCTGGGCGAATCGGTGGTCTTATTCTTTCCGGCCACCGGAGATACGGTCTGCTTGGTGCCCATGGTGTTCCAAGCGGATTACTGCAAGGAAAGGGGgcaaaacatttaatattatatgatgtgaaaaacttttgaaaaCAGCAAAATTCAACATAAAtgtttcttttataaatatgtataaaatagTGGTACGATTAACAATCGTCTATGTGTAATCTGATATTCACCGTGTTAAACTCTTGTGATTTAATACTTTTGAATATTATTGACtacaatatttttagatgTTCCACCTTTGTCTGATTAAAGATCAGCTCTTTGTATGTCAAACATTTAGTTGCTCAAACTAAAGCATAACGACATCTCTTATGAAGACTTCAAACAGCTAAGAGTTTCCAGggatataatttataattattattttagttattGGCTTTAAGTATCAGCTTTTGGGCCACTTTCCGTGAAAGACACTTACCAACTCGCGATCGACCTCGATTTCTTGTGAAATTGTCGCTGCGCAGGCGCAACTTCTTGGCCACGACTGTGTGGAAGAATTGGGGGAAAGAGAGGCGGAGAAAAGGCGGCGCAGAACTTTCTCTTTTCACAAATTCTACGCACGCAGCgacaacaagaacaaaaaccaCAAACTGATCCACAGGAagaaaaattaccaaaaaaaacaagtgcaCTGATGCGTTCAATTTAAAGTGGTTGTTGCTACTTTTTACTAAGACAACCACTGAAACAACGAAACTCAGCGCAGCAAATAcgaatttgttgttttgcggGCCGgattaaaagttaaataaaaaaaccgAACTTGTTGCTCGGCTTAAGTTGGGTGTGACCAAATCCGGGGACACGCAAAAATACCATTGATCTGAATTTTAGTACGCTGTATATTTCAAATACTTTTTAGTTCACGGATAATGTAAGgtaatgtaaaatgtaaatacgTCTATGTACACTCCAACTTTTTAGTTAACAACTAAGGAACTAAAAGAAcgcatttaaaaatgaaatatttttattgat
This region includes:
- the LOC120456644 gene encoding dnaJ homolog subfamily C member 22, with translation MGTKQTVSPVAGKNKTTDSPSGSPSKLKSNGQVQGKAKNKEVNALPPQKSVVIAYLCWLFGGIFGLHHLYLHRDRHAFIWWCTLGGYMGIGWMGELFLIPEYVRDANEDPKFVKMFVAKLQAYPKPPYSSKRFVGQVMIGHLFGQVCSMAIPETLVGGWDLSFLHWAIPLVVSLGVWIVGNIGREQGVWWHCLATAYLAYPARYLIYDETYSLLFTGLVAALTFDGLSKQWRRTPPRRGSPGERTFKLTTAVIIYCAFWGSFLYFNGTISDEDGGEVPIHEAIHNFLASAWWTDLKQALQDTYNYAQHHGWYETWKEVFESMDVDGERNSYKVLGVSATASQAEITAAYRKLSKEYHPDKVKDEGLRAQAHQRFIEIQQAYSVLSKIKSNRRRKNKQYQEEEAIVL